The following are from one region of the Jatrophihabitans telluris genome:
- a CDS encoding MBL fold metallo-hydrolase has product MTAYETLRQVTGQAAVVLADNPGVMTLDGTNTWILRGEPSLRRAIVVDPGPLDEHHLDVVEDSAGSVELILLTHAHLDHSEAARRLHERTAAPVLALDPQLRLGGEGVGEGTVLSAAGVELRVWHTPGHTADSLSFVLTGEDGGVAVLTGDTILGRGTTVVAHPDGVLADYLASLHRLSELHGITVLPGHGPELADAGVAASAYLAHRERRLDQVRSALAVGGAGLTPRQVVERVYADVDEALWPAAELSVRAQLAYLRELNA; this is encoded by the coding sequence GTGACCGCCTACGAGACGCTGCGGCAGGTCACCGGGCAGGCCGCCGTGGTCCTGGCCGACAACCCCGGCGTGATGACCCTGGACGGGACGAACACCTGGATTCTGCGCGGCGAGCCGTCCCTCAGACGGGCGATCGTGGTCGATCCCGGCCCGTTGGACGAGCATCACCTCGACGTGGTCGAGGACTCGGCCGGCTCGGTCGAACTGATTCTGCTGACCCACGCGCACCTGGATCACTCCGAGGCCGCCCGGCGCCTGCACGAACGCACGGCGGCCCCGGTCCTGGCGCTGGATCCACAACTGCGGCTCGGCGGCGAAGGTGTCGGGGAGGGCACCGTACTGTCGGCGGCCGGCGTCGAGCTGCGGGTCTGGCACACCCCCGGACACACCGCGGACTCGCTGTCGTTCGTGCTGACCGGCGAGGACGGCGGCGTGGCGGTGCTGACCGGCGACACGATCCTGGGCCGGGGGACCACGGTCGTGGCCCACCCAGACGGGGTGTTGGCCGACTATCTCGCCTCCCTGCACCGGCTGTCCGAACTCCACGGCATCACCGTGCTACCCGGTCACGGGCCGGAACTCGCCGACGCGGGCGTTGCGGCGTCGGCCTACCTGGCCCACCGCGAACGACGGCTCGATCAGGTGCGGTCGGCCCTGGCCGTGGGCGGCGCGGGACTCACGCCGCGCCAGGTGGTCGAACGCGTCTACGCCGACGTCGATGAGGCGCTGTGGCCCGCAGCCGAACTATCGGTCCGGGCTCAGCTCGCCTATCTGCGGGAGTTGAACGCCTGA
- a CDS encoding GatB/YqeY domain-containing protein encodes MADLKTQLKSDLTTAMKARDELTTATIRMLLTAVTTEEVAGSSARELSDDEVLKVITREAKKRREAAEAFDQGGRAESAQRERDEEGVLTKYLPAQLSDEELASLVTQAITEAGATEPRQMGVVMKAVQLAVAGRADGKRVSDEVRRQLAG; translated from the coding sequence ATGGCCGACCTCAAGACTCAGCTCAAGTCCGACCTCACCACCGCCATGAAGGCGAGGGACGAGTTGACCACGGCAACGATCCGGATGCTGCTCACCGCGGTCACTACCGAGGAGGTCGCCGGCTCATCCGCGCGTGAACTCAGCGATGACGAGGTGCTGAAGGTGATCACGCGGGAGGCGAAGAAGCGGCGGGAGGCGGCGGAGGCCTTCGACCAGGGAGGTCGTGCCGAGTCCGCCCAGCGCGAGCGGGACGAGGAAGGCGTACTCACCAAGTACCTGCCGGCTCAGCTGTCGGATGAGGAACTGGCCAGCCTCGTGACTCAGGCCATCACCGAGGCGGGCGCGACCGAGCCCAGGCAGATGGGCGTCGTGATGAAGGCGGTCCAGCTCGCCGTCGCCGGACGAGCCGACGGCAAGCGGGTGTCCGACGAGGTTCGCCGACAGCTCGCCGGCTGA
- a CDS encoding ArsA family ATPase, whose translation MTAAKRPAASRRKRPEAPDFDLGALLADPLIKVVVTCGSGGVGKTTTAAALALYAAEHGRRVVVLTIDPARRLAQSLGLTELDNTPRPVPGVGSESGGALLAMMLDMKRTFDDVVSAHTVADKAEQIFANPFYQSLSASFAGTQEYMAMEKLSQLRAELVENGEWDLIVVDTPPSRSALDFLDAPQRLSRFLDGRMIRLLTAPARAGGKAYLKVVTASFGVFTKVMTKILGNDLLGNVSSFVASLETMFGGFRERAEQTYELLKAPDTAFVVVASPEPDALREASFFVERLQQEQMPLAGVVLNRMRTAPSGLSAQRAAAAAEKLAESPERTPAAELARAALAVHAESAEAARHDRSMTARFAAAHPDVAQRAVPALPGDVHDLVGLRTIAAALAG comes from the coding sequence GTGACCGCGGCCAAGCGCCCGGCCGCGTCCCGGCGCAAGCGCCCCGAGGCCCCCGATTTTGATCTGGGCGCGTTGTTGGCCGATCCACTGATCAAGGTGGTGGTGACCTGCGGCAGCGGCGGAGTCGGCAAGACCACTACCGCGGCCGCGCTGGCGCTGTACGCGGCCGAGCACGGACGGCGCGTAGTGGTGCTGACGATCGACCCGGCCCGTCGGTTGGCCCAGTCGCTGGGCCTCACCGAGCTCGACAACACGCCACGGCCGGTTCCCGGCGTCGGTTCGGAGTCCGGGGGCGCCCTGCTGGCGATGATGCTGGACATGAAGCGGACTTTCGACGACGTTGTCTCGGCACACACCGTTGCCGACAAGGCCGAGCAGATCTTCGCCAATCCCTTCTACCAGTCGCTGTCGGCCTCCTTCGCGGGAACGCAGGAGTACATGGCGATGGAGAAGCTCTCTCAGTTGCGGGCCGAGCTGGTGGAGAACGGCGAGTGGGATCTGATCGTGGTGGACACCCCGCCGTCCCGCTCCGCCCTGGACTTCCTCGACGCCCCGCAGCGGCTGTCGCGTTTTCTGGACGGTCGGATGATCCGCTTGCTCACCGCGCCCGCCCGGGCCGGCGGCAAGGCCTACCTCAAGGTCGTCACGGCGTCCTTCGGGGTATTCACCAAGGTCATGACCAAGATCCTGGGCAACGACCTGCTGGGCAACGTCTCGTCTTTCGTGGCGTCGCTGGAGACGATGTTCGGCGGATTTCGCGAACGTGCCGAACAGACCTACGAACTGCTCAAGGCGCCGGACACGGCGTTCGTGGTCGTCGCCTCGCCCGAGCCTGACGCCCTGCGCGAGGCCTCGTTCTTCGTCGAGCGCCTCCAGCAGGAGCAGATGCCGTTGGCCGGGGTTGTCCTCAACCGGATGCGGACGGCGCCGTCCGGGCTGTCGGCGCAGCGGGCCGCCGCCGCGGCGGAGAAGCTGGCCGAATCCCCCGAGCGCACGCCGGCGGCCGAGCTGGCCCGCGCGGCGCTGGCGGTTCACGCGGAATCGGCGGAGGCGGCCCGGCACGATCGATCGATGACGGCCAGGTTCGCGGCGGCCCACCCGGACGTGGCCCAGCGAGCGGTGCCGGCGCTGCCCGGCGACGTGCACGATCTCGTCGGTCTGCGAACGATCGCTGCGGCACTGGCGGGCTGA
- a CDS encoding RidA family protein, with amino-acid sequence MTSDASIPPVDGPSAAPTPAAVLPSARLAELGIELPAVTAPLAAYVPAVRSGRYVYTSGQLPMVNGELAGHGKVGGEVTAQEAAEYARICALNALAAVHGLVGIDSIVRVVKVVGFVASTPDFTGQPGVVNGASNFLGQVLGEAGCHARSAVGVAVLPLDAPVEVEIVVEIADIAGA; translated from the coding sequence ATGACTTCAGACGCCTCCATTCCCCCGGTCGACGGCCCGTCGGCGGCGCCGACCCCGGCAGCGGTCTTGCCCTCGGCACGGCTGGCCGAACTCGGTATCGAGCTACCGGCCGTCACTGCCCCGTTGGCTGCCTACGTCCCCGCGGTCAGGTCCGGGCGCTACGTGTACACCTCCGGCCAGTTGCCGATGGTCAACGGCGAGCTGGCCGGGCACGGCAAGGTCGGCGGTGAGGTGACCGCGCAGGAGGCCGCCGAATATGCGCGGATCTGCGCGCTCAACGCGCTGGCTGCCGTGCACGGCCTGGTGGGCATCGACTCCATCGTGCGGGTGGTGAAGGTGGTGGGATTCGTCGCCAGCACTCCCGATTTCACCGGCCAGCCCGGCGTGGTCAACGGCGCCTCCAATTTTCTGGGCCAAGTGCTGGGCGAGGCCGGCTGTCACGCGCGCTCGGCCGTCGGGGTGGCCGTCCTTCCGCTGGACGCGCCGGTTGAGGTGGAGATCGTCGTCGAGATCGCCGACATCGCCGGGGCCTGA
- a CDS encoding NUDIX hydrolase — protein sequence MTGPNSAPVVREAATVMLLRDSPEGLQTWLLRRVARMAFAGGMSVFPGGAVDAADAGVDGDELAKAELATIAGSLGTSVEHATALVCAAIRETFEEVGVLLTRPSLTMDDQIRAEVEDRTRGFIEVLDARGLQLAVSSVRPWARWITPEGERRRYDTYFFVAAMPDGALALPATREAVHADWIGVHAALAEYHAGDRPMLTPTVTALTELAGFATVAEVLAAAPGRSLVPIAPVLRRTEAGLELDLGNGTVLPMPDGLTGMPADRDRT from the coding sequence GTGACCGGCCCGAACTCGGCGCCGGTGGTGCGTGAGGCCGCCACCGTGATGCTGCTTCGCGACAGCCCCGAGGGTCTGCAGACCTGGTTGCTCCGACGCGTGGCCAGGATGGCCTTCGCCGGCGGGATGTCGGTGTTCCCCGGCGGAGCCGTGGACGCGGCCGACGCGGGCGTGGACGGCGATGAGCTCGCGAAGGCCGAACTCGCCACCATTGCGGGATCGCTGGGCACCTCCGTGGAGCACGCCACCGCCCTGGTGTGTGCGGCGATTCGGGAGACCTTCGAAGAAGTGGGCGTGTTGCTGACCCGGCCGAGCCTGACGATGGACGACCAGATCCGGGCCGAGGTCGAGGACCGTACCCGCGGATTCATCGAGGTGCTCGATGCGCGGGGCCTGCAACTGGCGGTGTCCTCCGTCCGGCCGTGGGCACGCTGGATCACCCCGGAAGGTGAGCGCAGACGCTATGACACCTACTTCTTCGTCGCCGCCATGCCCGACGGTGCCCTCGCGCTTCCCGCCACCCGGGAGGCCGTCCATGCCGATTGGATCGGGGTGCACGCCGCCCTGGCCGAATACCACGCCGGCGATCGCCCGATGCTGACCCCGACCGTGACCGCGCTGACCGAGCTCGCCGGATTCGCCACGGTCGCCGAGGTACTGGCGGCGGCCCCCGGGCGCAGCCTCGTGCCGATCGCTCCGGTGCTGCGCCGGACCGAGGCCGGCCTGGAACTGGACCTCGGTAACGGCACCGTCCTGCCGATGCCGGACGGTCTGACCGGTATGCCGGCCGATCGCGATCGGACGTGA
- a CDS encoding WhiB family transcriptional regulator, protein MTRERQPERLTTIGRLDWASDGACRDVDPESLFVIGAAQHEAKMICRQCSVRLECLADALDSRTEFGVWGGMTERERRTLLRRRPDVASWRQFFSSAQEAEEYAAVPPLRLRRRHSVRSGDNRTRSAEAG, encoded by the coding sequence ATGACTCGAGAGCGGCAACCAGAAAGGCTGACCACGATCGGACGCCTGGACTGGGCTTCGGACGGGGCCTGCCGGGATGTCGATCCTGAGAGCTTGTTCGTGATCGGCGCCGCCCAACACGAGGCGAAGATGATCTGCCGCCAGTGCTCGGTGCGACTGGAGTGTCTGGCCGACGCCTTGGACAGCCGGACGGAATTCGGCGTGTGGGGCGGGATGACGGAGCGAGAACGGCGCACCCTGCTGCGCAGGCGCCCGGATGTTGCCTCCTGGCGGCAGTTCTTCTCATCGGCGCAGGAGGCCGAGGAGTACGCGGCGGTCCCGCCGCTGCGACTGCGCCGCCGCCACTCGGTGCGTTCAGGCGACAACCGCACCCGGTCGGCCGAGGCCGGCTGA
- a CDS encoding metallophosphoesterase, producing MSRVWRSAGLVAAAGAGALAYGGLIERNWFTLRRFTAQVLDPGTSALRVLHVSDLHLTADQKRKQAWISDLARLKPDLVVNTGDTSSDPDAIPAIMSALGPLFEFPGVFVPGNNDYYVPKAKNPVRYFLPDKVGTLHGRLRMPWDELAAEMSSAGWLDLTHVRTQLRVNGLPVALAGTDDPHLGRARYDKIAGRADRNAVVRIGVIHSPEPRLLTRFAADAYDLVLAGHTHGGQIRVPFGPAIVTNCGIDVHRARWLHAWDDHMWFNVCAGLGTNPFLPIRFGCRPEAVLLTLLPRA from the coding sequence ATGTCTCGTGTGTGGCGCTCCGCCGGTCTTGTCGCAGCGGCGGGGGCCGGGGCACTGGCCTACGGCGGTCTGATCGAACGCAATTGGTTCACGCTGCGACGGTTCACCGCTCAAGTCCTCGACCCCGGCACGTCGGCCCTGCGAGTGTTGCACGTGTCGGACCTGCACCTGACCGCCGACCAGAAGCGCAAGCAGGCCTGGATCTCGGACCTGGCCCGGTTGAAACCGGACCTCGTGGTCAACACCGGGGACACCTCATCCGACCCCGACGCGATCCCGGCGATCATGTCCGCGCTGGGACCCCTGTTCGAGTTTCCGGGCGTGTTCGTGCCCGGCAACAATGACTACTACGTACCGAAGGCCAAGAATCCGGTTCGCTACTTCCTGCCCGACAAGGTTGGAACCCTGCACGGCCGGCTGCGCATGCCCTGGGACGAGCTCGCGGCCGAGATGTCATCGGCCGGCTGGCTGGATCTCACCCACGTCCGGACCCAGCTGCGGGTCAACGGACTACCGGTTGCACTCGCGGGCACGGACGACCCCCACCTGGGACGAGCTCGCTACGACAAGATCGCCGGGAGGGCCGACCGGAACGCGGTCGTGAGGATCGGGGTCATCCACTCCCCGGAACCCCGGCTGCTCACCCGGTTCGCAGCCGACGCCTATGACCTCGTACTGGCCGGGCATACGCACGGCGGGCAGATCAGGGTCCCGTTCGGACCGGCCATCGTCACCAACTGCGGCATCGACGTGCACCGGGCCCGCTGGCTGCACGCGTGGGACGACCACATGTGGTTCAACGTGTGTGCCGGGCTGGGCACGAACCCGTTCCTGCCGATCCGGTTCGGTTGCCGCCCCGAGGCGGTGCTGCTCACGCTGCTTCCGCGGGCCTGA
- a CDS encoding ArsA-related P-loop ATPase translates to MPLTSPGDDTVRLHVVTGKGGTGKSTVAAAMALMLAGRGQRVLLVEVEGRQGLAQLFDTPPLPYVETRLAANRRGEVIGLAIDPEAAMIEYLEMFYSIKRGASVLRKMGAIDFVTTLAPGLRDVLLTGKVKEAVTRQRQGKPVFDAVVLDAPPTGRITQFLQATNEVAGLAKFGPIHKQSIGVSSLLHSPLTQVHVVTLLEEMPVQETLDAAAELTEAGYRLGSVVVNRARPVLVAPELLTRGGRVDDALLADGLIEAGLDEALAPVLAAQVDDYAERQRVQAEAARRLARASMPTVRLPELRPPMDVGSLFELAEELAAADEDDTDDTDDTDDTAAEEAAS, encoded by the coding sequence GTGCCCCTAACTTCGCCCGGTGACGACACCGTCCGCCTTCACGTGGTGACCGGCAAGGGTGGCACCGGAAAGTCCACGGTCGCCGCGGCGATGGCGCTGATGCTGGCCGGACGCGGTCAGCGGGTGCTGCTGGTCGAGGTGGAGGGGCGGCAAGGCCTGGCCCAACTGTTCGACACGCCGCCATTGCCCTACGTCGAGACCCGGCTGGCGGCCAACCGACGAGGCGAGGTCATCGGGCTGGCCATCGATCCCGAGGCTGCGATGATCGAGTACCTGGAAATGTTCTACTCGATCAAGCGGGGCGCCTCGGTGCTACGCAAGATGGGCGCGATCGACTTCGTCACCACTCTGGCTCCCGGGCTGCGCGACGTGCTGCTCACCGGCAAGGTCAAGGAGGCGGTGACGCGTCAGCGCCAGGGTAAGCCGGTTTTCGACGCGGTGGTCCTGGACGCACCGCCGACCGGTCGGATCACCCAATTCCTCCAGGCCACCAACGAGGTCGCCGGACTGGCCAAGTTCGGCCCCATCCACAAGCAGAGCATCGGTGTGAGCAGCTTGCTGCACTCGCCGCTCACCCAGGTCCACGTCGTGACTCTGCTGGAGGAGATGCCGGTGCAGGAAACCCTCGATGCGGCTGCCGAACTCACCGAGGCCGGGTACCGGCTCGGTTCCGTCGTGGTCAACCGTGCACGACCGGTGCTCGTTGCCCCCGAGCTGCTGACCCGCGGCGGTCGGGTCGATGACGCGTTGCTCGCCGACGGCCTGATCGAAGCTGGTCTGGACGAGGCCCTGGCCCCGGTGCTGGCCGCCCAGGTCGACGACTACGCCGAACGTCAACGGGTGCAGGCCGAGGCCGCGCGCCGGTTGGCCCGGGCGTCGATGCCGACCGTCCGGCTCCCCGAACTCCGGCCCCCGATGGACGTCGGGTCGTTGTTCGAACTGGCCGAGGAGCTGGCTGCGGCCGACGAAGACGACACCGACGACACTGACGACACTGACGACACTGCCGCTGAGGAAGCCGCCTCGTGA
- a CDS encoding sigma-70 family RNA polymerase sigma factor, whose protein sequence is MNEERHGYDPDGELLDADIVAQVRGGDPDAYGVLWARHARAARAFARQIGRSNDVDDIVSEAFAKILSAILGGGGPTSAFRAYLLSTVRRLSIDNGRSTYGQVVLTDMIEDLDPRMAPDEGSRYLERMEYGAALRAWQSLPDEPRELLWHTLIQEETAASLADELGTSPNGVSSRSRRARERLRQAFLQEHVLDSADDQCQLVRTHLGAYQRGGLASRVVRLVREHLAGCDGCRRAESEVADVNSRLRHATRPGRTD, encoded by the coding sequence GTGAACGAGGAAAGGCACGGATACGATCCTGACGGCGAACTCCTGGATGCCGATATCGTCGCCCAAGTGCGCGGGGGTGACCCAGACGCCTACGGAGTGTTGTGGGCACGGCACGCCCGGGCCGCGCGTGCCTTCGCCCGCCAGATCGGGCGAAGCAACGACGTGGACGACATCGTGAGCGAGGCGTTCGCGAAGATCCTGTCAGCCATTCTCGGGGGCGGTGGTCCGACGAGCGCGTTCCGCGCTTACCTGCTGAGCACTGTTCGGCGGCTGAGTATCGACAACGGACGCAGCACCTACGGCCAGGTCGTACTGACCGACATGATCGAGGACCTTGATCCACGGATGGCGCCGGACGAGGGCAGTCGCTACCTGGAACGGATGGAGTACGGCGCGGCGCTGAGGGCGTGGCAGTCGTTACCCGATGAGCCGCGGGAATTGTTGTGGCACACCCTCATCCAGGAGGAGACTGCGGCCTCGTTGGCCGACGAGCTCGGAACCAGCCCCAACGGGGTGTCGTCGCGGAGCCGCCGGGCCCGCGAGCGGCTCAGGCAGGCCTTCCTTCAGGAGCACGTACTCGACTCGGCCGATGATCAGTGCCAGCTGGTCCGTACCCACCTGGGCGCATACCAGCGAGGCGGTCTGGCCTCGCGCGTCGTCCGCCTGGTGCGCGAGCACCTGGCCGGGTGCGATGGCTGCCGCCGGGCCGAGAGCGAAGTGGCTGACGTGAACAGTCGACTGCGCCACGCCACGCGGCCGGGCAGAACGGACTGA
- a CDS encoding penicillin-binding protein — protein MARASGLTVLSKLAKLAALIAISGVLVAGLLLPYIGGAGLAAKAGADKFLNTKCPSSTLTDQGVQQRTNIYASDGKTLIATLFDQNRQVVAYKGLPAYVSTALIDTEDRRFYAHHGVDMRGLLRAAVSNSSGGSTQGASTLTEQYVKQVNLYNAINAGDQKAAQAATDQNIDRKISDAQCALDIEKKFNKPQILSKYLNIAFFGENSYGIQVAAQTYFGRSASKLTVPQAAMLVGLVRAPSDYDPYLHPDAARARRDLVLDNMVTAKNLTASEAAKYKAQPLGLASKTPTQPARGCAYANATISNVGYFCDYVLDWLSSTSGLTARQVQTGGYKIITTLDVGLQNSGQAAIRASALDPKNDYLLAMPSVNPTNGAVTTMITDKKYGVKKGDSAYSVGKLFTDAYAGSGSTYKYFTTLAALTAGVTPQFTLSTANTGYRPLNCPATGYTASNAGPYPTTMQLMSALPESSNTYFVGMEDQLFGCDISPIVNMATSLGMNALLQKSNGKTIAQQIIADRRATFTLGQENTSVLELTGAFSTVANDGVFCPPTPILAGGITDPTGKKVSFTLPGCKRVLSQYVARTMRDMMVSDTSGHNLADAPFNNVQYNNGGTATGYFGSWYGSGGSLVAGKTGTNNAADAAGNDNGLNSALWFVGVTPTLTSAAAIVNPKHPNLTIANVPGITANNNGSDTFGAFGGTFWLSAYQSYLAARPWTWPTVNDLPGDTIPTYQVVGQTVDAATTNLAALGLKVKVLRTPCGSSVFAGNVAYFSPAKAVAGTTINLCVSSGKSPVVFQPTRPTKSASNAPRSSSAAAPPSRTRGNGNGNGNGNGNGNGNGG, from the coding sequence GTGGCACGCGCATCCGGTCTGACCGTCCTGTCCAAGCTGGCCAAGCTCGCTGCGCTGATCGCGATCAGCGGCGTGCTGGTCGCCGGTCTGCTTCTGCCCTACATCGGCGGCGCCGGGCTGGCAGCCAAGGCCGGCGCCGACAAGTTCCTCAACACCAAGTGCCCGTCATCCACCCTGACCGACCAGGGTGTCCAGCAGCGCACCAACATCTACGCCAGCGACGGCAAGACGCTGATCGCCACCCTGTTCGACCAGAACCGGCAGGTAGTCGCCTACAAGGGCCTGCCCGCCTACGTCAGCACCGCCCTGATCGACACCGAGGACCGCCGGTTCTACGCACACCACGGGGTCGACATGCGGGGTCTGCTCCGGGCCGCGGTCAGCAACAGCTCCGGGGGCTCCACCCAGGGTGCGTCGACCCTCACCGAGCAGTACGTAAAGCAGGTGAACCTCTACAACGCCATCAACGCCGGCGACCAGAAGGCCGCCCAGGCCGCGACCGATCAGAACATCGACCGAAAGATCTCCGACGCCCAGTGCGCCCTGGACATCGAGAAGAAGTTCAACAAGCCCCAGATCCTGTCCAAGTACCTCAACATCGCCTTCTTCGGCGAGAACAGTTACGGCATCCAGGTCGCCGCACAGACCTACTTCGGCCGGAGCGCGTCGAAGTTGACCGTCCCTCAGGCCGCCATGCTCGTCGGCCTGGTCCGCGCGCCCAGTGACTACGACCCCTATCTGCACCCGGACGCCGCGCGGGCCCGGCGCGATCTGGTCCTGGACAACATGGTGACCGCCAAGAACCTCACCGCGTCCGAGGCGGCCAAGTACAAGGCCCAGCCACTCGGCCTGGCGTCGAAGACACCCACCCAGCCCGCCCGTGGCTGCGCCTATGCCAACGCAACCATCAGCAACGTCGGTTACTTCTGCGACTACGTGCTGGACTGGCTCAGCTCGACCAGTGGGCTGACCGCTCGGCAGGTGCAGACCGGTGGCTACAAGATCATCACGACACTGGACGTCGGGCTGCAGAACAGTGGCCAGGCTGCTATCCGAGCTAGCGCCCTCGACCCGAAGAACGACTACCTGCTGGCGATGCCGTCGGTCAATCCCACCAACGGCGCGGTCACGACGATGATCACCGACAAGAAGTACGGGGTGAAGAAGGGCGACTCGGCCTACTCCGTCGGCAAGCTGTTCACCGATGCTTACGCCGGCTCCGGCTCGACGTACAAGTACTTCACCACGCTGGCTGCGCTGACCGCTGGTGTCACACCGCAATTCACGCTGTCCACCGCGAATACCGGCTATCGGCCGCTGAATTGCCCGGCCACCGGCTACACGGCGAGCAACGCGGGCCCCTACCCGACCACGATGCAGCTGATGAGTGCCCTGCCGGAATCGTCGAACACATATTTCGTCGGCATGGAGGATCAGCTCTTCGGCTGCGACATCTCCCCGATCGTCAACATGGCGACTTCATTGGGCATGAACGCGCTGCTCCAGAAGTCCAACGGCAAGACGATCGCGCAGCAGATCATCGCCGATCGCCGGGCCACCTTCACCCTCGGCCAGGAGAACACCTCGGTCCTCGAACTGACGGGCGCCTTCTCGACCGTGGCCAACGACGGCGTGTTCTGCCCGCCGACGCCGATTCTGGCCGGTGGGATCACCGACCCCACGGGCAAGAAGGTCAGCTTCACGCTGCCGGGGTGTAAGCGGGTGCTCTCGCAATACGTCGCCCGCACGATGCGCGACATGATGGTTTCCGACACCAGCGGCCACAACCTCGCCGATGCCCCGTTCAACAACGTCCAGTACAACAACGGGGGAACCGCCACCGGTTACTTCGGTAGCTGGTACGGCTCGGGTGGCAGCCTGGTGGCCGGCAAGACCGGAACCAACAACGCCGCCGACGCCGCGGGCAACGACAACGGGCTCAACTCGGCCCTGTGGTTCGTGGGTGTCACGCCGACCCTCACATCGGCGGCGGCCATCGTGAACCCGAAACACCCGAACCTCACCATCGCCAACGTCCCGGGCATCACGGCGAACAACAACGGAAGCGACACCTTCGGCGCGTTCGGCGGCACGTTCTGGCTCAGCGCGTACCAGTCCTACCTGGCCGCGCGACCCTGGACGTGGCCCACCGTGAACGACCTGCCCGGGGACACCATCCCGACGTACCAGGTCGTAGGCCAGACCGTTGACGCCGCGACGACGAATCTCGCCGCCCTCGGCCTCAAGGTCAAGGTGCTGCGCACGCCCTGCGGAAGCTCGGTGTTCGCCGGGAACGTCGCCTACTTCAGTCCGGCGAAGGCGGTGGCGGGCACGACCATCAACCTGTGCGTGTCCAGCGGTAAGTCGCCGGTGGTCTTCCAGCCCACGCGCCCGACGAAGTCCGCCTCCAACGCCCCGCGATCATCCTCGGCCGCCGCCCCGCCGAGCCGCACGCGCGGAAACGGCAACGGAAACGGCAACGGAAACGGCAACGGAAACGGCAACGGGGGCTGA